The following proteins are co-located in the Labrys monachus genome:
- a CDS encoding MarR family winged helix-turn-helix transcriptional regulator: MDLEFVVSDAREGKKEELRLWLRLLSTTKLISQEIRRRLRREFGATLPQFDLMAQLYREEDGLRLGELSSRTMVTNGNITGLVERLEADGMVLRTRPEDDRRVTVARLTAKGRAIFEVMAVAHENWLREMMADVDPIIVSGLLVHMGKVKESARRHLSEDEAASARN, translated from the coding sequence ATGGACCTGGAATTCGTCGTCAGCGATGCTCGGGAAGGCAAGAAGGAGGAGTTGCGGCTGTGGCTCAGGCTTCTCTCCACCACGAAGCTGATCTCGCAGGAAATTCGCCGGCGCCTGCGGCGCGAGTTCGGAGCCACCCTGCCGCAGTTCGACCTGATGGCGCAGCTCTACCGCGAGGAGGACGGCTTGCGCCTGGGCGAGCTTTCCAGCCGCACCATGGTCACCAACGGCAACATAACCGGCCTGGTCGAGCGGCTGGAGGCCGATGGCATGGTGTTGCGCACGCGGCCCGAGGATGACAGGCGCGTCACCGTCGCCCGCCTGACGGCGAAGGGGCGGGCGATCTTCGAGGTCATGGCGGTGGCGCATGAGAACTGGCTGCGGGAGATGATGGCGGACGTCGATCCGATCATCGTCTCCGGCCTGCTGGTCCATATGGGCAAGGTCAAGGAGTCCGCGCGCCGCCACCTTTCCGAGGATGAGGCGGCTTCGGCCCGCAACTGA